A single window of Liolophura sinensis isolate JHLJ2023 chromosome 6, CUHK_Ljap_v2, whole genome shotgun sequence DNA harbors:
- the LOC135468551 gene encoding uncharacterized protein LOC135468551, with protein MAGTGAPRCMRMAWVLLLLPLCRVCSGSDLLHYVVANETEDFVSLPCNASSASLGPHQVTWYRQRNERNSVILQINVTGFMMSSAEFQNRIGFGERWSMLLAAPSLFDSGNYTCEVDGNPPTKAHVQLKIQGLTHSSQEVSEASSTVPSVIDAFIVILLVWIVPVTWLIVFTFQRNGLWIKWFRSLKLPEKVKIGCAFCGLLLSFASLVCLSLYLTMGRPGLYALCGAGLCLGIVGIICLVVPLLLICVCNRFHRTRRTKSQLEGLDDQDGNNRLVSDEREGNQMNDESGTLLGEISGKNKRRTLPKHSSLPKDESLVHSNRGTLPKYGSLPKSIKGTLPKSGEWILPKVRGTLPPDVQDDDDRGDQDSQEDSDDDTVTSESFIIQLDWSETIMEKPSLARINDMIFVPENTLYLCEDHRLYSYTADSNQFDKLLENVEVHFSALTSDDKGTLFILCRSEKEGWHIASIDIKGKERKHRIRFNLPGFPARYNWLTSGHGGLYVTEIKAHQVEIFSKVGKRERWFGEKILRTPTCIVQNNQFQTFVADSKNGDVYVFDKDKKFLSSLGESSPPDVKKRLLGCHKVTITEEGRIFVATATSNVILVFDSNFAPLAWLSVGTESSGPISSIIYANQSLYVAQDDSIHVYSENKRPE; from the exons ATGGCAGGGACAGGAGCACCACGTTGTATGAGGATGGCATGGGTCCTTTTACTGCTACCCTTATGTAGAG tgTGCTCTGGAAGCGACCTCCTTCACTATGTCGTTGCCAATGAAACTGAGGACTTCGTTTCTTTGCCGTGCAATGCAAGCTCTGCGTCTCTCGGCCCTCACCAGGTCACGTGGTACAGGCAGAGGAATGAGCGAAATTCAGTAATCTTACAAATAAACGTAACAGGCTTCATGATGAGTTCCGCGGAATTTCAGAACAGAATCGGTTTTGGGGAACGCTGGTCAATGCTGCTTGCCGCTCCCTCTCTCTTTGACTCTGGAAATTACACATGTGAAGTTGATGGTAACCCACCAACAAAGGCACACGTGCAGCTGAAAATTCAAG GCCTGACTCATAGCTCACAAGAAGTGTCGGAAGCTTCCTCAACTGTTCCCTCAGTGATCGACGCTTTCATCGTCATACTGCTGGTCTGGATAGTTCCTGTCACTTGGCTCATTGTCTTCACCTTCCAGAGAAATGGCTTGTGGATCAAATGGTTCCGCTCCCTCAAACTACCGGAAAAGGTTAAAATCG GCTGCGCATTCTGCGGATTACTGTTGTCGTTTGCAAGCCTGGTGTGTTTGTCTCTCTACCTGACTATGGGAAGGCCTGGACTCT ACGCCCTCTGCGGAGCCGGCCTGTGTCTGGGCATAGTAGGAATCATCTGCCTAGTGGTCCCGCTGCTACTCATTTGTGTCTGTAACCGATTTCATAGGACGCGGAGGACAAAGTCTCAGCTAGAAG GATTAGATGACCAGGATGGTAATAATCGGTTGGTCAGTGACGAACGAGAGGGAAACCAAATGAACGACGAATCCGGAACTCTTTTGGGGGAAATAAGTGGGAAAAACAAACGTCGAACCCTTCCTAAGCACTCTTCCCTTCCGAAAGATGAATCACTTGTACATTCTAATAGGGGAACGCTTCCAAAATATGGATCGCTTCCAAAGTCTATAAAGGGAACCCTTCCTAAGTCTGGTGAGTGGATTCTACCAAAAGTAAGAGGAACCCTCCCACCAGACGTCCAAGATGATGACGACCGCGGGGACCAGGACAGCCAAGAAGACTCCGATGATGACACTGTTACGTCGGAAAGCTTCATAATCCAGCTGGATTGGAGTGAAACCATCATGGAAAAACCTTCTCTGGCGAGAATTAACGACATGATCTTTGTACCTGAGAACACCTTGTACCTGTGCGAAGATCACCGTTTATACAGTTACACTGCTGACAGTAACCAGTTTGATAAACTTCTGGAGAATGTCGAAGTACACTTTTCGGCGCTGACCAGTGATGACAAAGGAACACTTTTCATCCTGTGCCGAAGCGAGAAAGAAGGCTGGCACATTGCGTCTATCGACATAAAGGGGAAAGAGCGGAAGCATCGCATTCGTTTTAACCTCCCAGGATTCCCTGCAAGGTACAACTGGCTGACATCCGGTCATGGCGGCTTGTATGTAACCGAAATAAAGGCACACCAGGTCGAAATCTTTTCCAAAGTCGGCAAACGTGAACGTTGGTTTGGAGAGAAGATTCTTAGAACACCGACATGCATTGTTCAGAATAATCAGTTTCAAACATTTGTTGCGGATTCCAAAAATGGCGACGTTTACGTGtttgacaaagacaaaaagtttcTCTCGTCCCTTGGTGAAAGTTCTCCTCCGGATGTCAAGAAACGTTTGCTTGGTTGCCATAAAGTCACCATCACCGAGGAAGGCCGTATTTTTGTAGCCACCGCGACTTCGAATGTCATTTTAGTTTTTGACTCGAATTTTGCCCCCCTGGCTTGGTTATCTGTTGGAACCGAGTCAAGCGGACCGATATCCAGCATCATCTATGCAAATCAATCTCTGTACGTAGCTCAAGATGATAGTATTCATGTGTACAGCGAAAACAAAAGGCCTGAGTAA